In Desulfovibrio sp. 86, the following proteins share a genomic window:
- the epsC gene encoding serine O-acetyltransferase EpsC produces MSEMRDLKATTMPLLDSVVERLCHPSSLDAVWHRPAQGAAMPSLKDLTEIMERLRAAIFPGYFGSARVWRESMRYHLSANLDTIYRMLCEQIVRGFCFGCAGENNPCTSCESDGEKAAGAFMDRLPEIRRLLASDAKAAYEGDPAATSPGEAIFCYPSMQAMLHHRIAHELYALKVPVIPRIISEMSHSATGIDLHPGASIGEEFFIDHGTGVVIGETCIIGRNCRLYQGVTLGALSFPKNADGTLTKGIPRHPILCDNVTVYAGATILGRVTIGKGAVIGGNVWITQDVPDGARILQERPRV; encoded by the coding sequence ATGAGTGAAATGCGTGACCTCAAGGCTACGACCATGCCTCTGCTGGATAGCGTGGTTGAGCGCCTTTGCCACCCCTCCTCACTGGACGCGGTGTGGCATCGTCCGGCTCAGGGCGCGGCCATGCCTTCGCTGAAGGACCTTACCGAAATTATGGAACGCCTGCGGGCGGCCATTTTTCCGGGGTATTTCGGTTCCGCGCGGGTATGGCGCGAGTCCATGCGCTACCACCTTTCGGCCAATCTCGATACCATTTACCGCATGCTGTGCGAACAGATAGTGCGCGGGTTCTGCTTTGGCTGTGCGGGCGAGAACAATCCCTGCACGTCCTGCGAGTCGGATGGCGAAAAAGCCGCCGGAGCCTTTATGGATCGCCTGCCGGAGATTCGCCGCCTGCTGGCCAGTGACGCCAAGGCCGCCTATGAGGGCGACCCCGCCGCCACAAGTCCCGGCGAGGCCATTTTCTGCTATCCGTCCATGCAGGCCATGCTGCACCACCGCATCGCCCACGAGCTGTATGCCCTCAAGGTTCCGGTGATTCCGCGCATCATTTCAGAAATGTCGCACTCGGCAACAGGCATTGATCTGCACCCCGGCGCGAGCATTGGCGAGGAATTTTTCATCGACCACGGCACGGGCGTGGTTATTGGCGAAACCTGCATTATCGGGCGCAACTGCCGTCTGTACCAGGGCGTTACCCTGGGGGCTTTGTCCTTTCCCAAAAACGCGGACGGCACCCTGACCAAGGGCATACCGAGGCATCCCATACTCTGCGATAACGTCACGGTGTATGCCGGGGCCACCATTCTTGGACGCGTGACCATAGGCAAGGGCGCTGTCATTGGCGGCAATGTGTGGATCACCCAGGATGTGCCCGACGGCGCGCGCATTCTGCAGGAACGCCCGCGTGTCTGA